One Brachyspira pilosicoli P43/6/78 genomic window carries:
- the mazG gene encoding nucleoside triphosphate pyrophosphohydrolase, translating to MKSFEELISIVKKLRGENGCAWDRVQTFDSLIPCFLEEAYEVVEAINNKDYENIKEELGDILLHVVFFSELANDENKFNIDDVCKNINEKLIRRHPHVFGDSKVKDVNGILKQWEEIKKEEKKNNNKSILDGIPKSLPIMEKSYKLMKKAASVGFEYENIDDSLDKIEEELIEVKEAYNEKDKEHLEEEIGDLIMTVLDFARMNKINPVNSLLRVNEKFKRRFQYIEEMSKKNE from the coding sequence ATGAAATCTTTTGAAGAGTTAATATCTATAGTAAAAAAGCTTCGCGGGGAGAATGGTTGTGCTTGGGATAGGGTACAGACATTTGATAGTTTAATACCTTGTTTTTTAGAAGAGGCTTACGAGGTAGTTGAGGCTATTAATAATAAGGATTATGAGAATATAAAAGAAGAGCTTGGAGATATTTTGCTACATGTTGTATTTTTTTCTGAGCTTGCTAATGATGAAAATAAATTTAATATAGATGATGTTTGTAAGAATATTAATGAAAAACTTATAAGAAGACACCCGCATGTATTTGGGGATAGCAAAGTAAAAGATGTTAATGGCATATTAAAACAGTGGGAAGAGATAAAAAAAGAAGAGAAGAAAAATAATAATAAAAGTATATTAGACGGAATACCAAAATCTTTGCCTATAATGGAGAAATCATACAAGTTAATGAAAAAAGCTGCTAGCGTTGGTTTTGAGTATGAGAATATAGATGACTCTTTAGATAAGATAGAAGAAGAGCTTATAGAAGTTAAAGAGGCTTATAACGAAAAAGATAAAGAGCATTTGGAAGAAGAAATAGGCGATTTAATAATGACTGTTTTAGATTTTGCCCGTATGAATAAAATCAATCCTGTTAATTCATTATTAAGAGTAAATGAAAAGTTTAAAAGAAGATTTCAATATATAGAAGAAATGTCAAAAAAAAATGAATAA
- a CDS encoding AI-2E family transporter has product MNKYNIGQIFFITFIFLSIFIMYQLLKPFGMVIFFALVFYVVLSPLFKKAIGKSYGKEDKISMIKRHTLALLFSLTSLIIFLVPTSLLLYTIIVQLIDISNIGIKYFMNLDFNSILNNDRLRELLSMLPVEISAAEILRRIQDSLLSNLTSVSSYLTQNVAGILKGTGKFVSSFIFMMFSLFFFFVDGEYLKEQVSSLIPIEKKYLDRLFKQASEGIRGIIFGNLFTGIFQGVCAFIVYSIFGVTNSLTFALLTIIASFMPIIGTTIIWIPLGVLFIINGEILRAIIFLVVSWFFITIPDNFVRPLLLGNRIELHPLFIFFAILGGVLFFGLSGIILGPLTFILFFEIMRMYNEERLFSDKEEKKRAVNNSVRIRRVNSYKRHHRQNRPNRNNI; this is encoded by the coding sequence ATGAATAAATATAATATAGGTCAAATATTTTTTATTACTTTTATCTTTTTATCAATATTTATAATGTATCAGCTTTTAAAACCATTTGGTATGGTGATATTTTTTGCTTTAGTTTTTTATGTTGTTTTATCACCATTATTCAAAAAGGCTATAGGTAAAAGTTATGGTAAAGAAGATAAAATATCTATGATTAAAAGGCATACTTTGGCTTTATTATTTTCTTTAACATCTTTAATTATATTTTTAGTTCCTACTAGTTTATTATTATATACTATAATAGTTCAGCTTATAGATATATCAAATATTGGTATAAAATATTTTATGAATTTAGATTTTAATTCTATTTTAAATAATGATAGATTAAGAGAATTATTATCAATGCTTCCTGTAGAAATATCGGCAGCAGAAATATTAAGAAGAATACAAGATAGTTTATTATCAAATTTAACTTCTGTTAGTTCATATTTAACTCAGAATGTGGCAGGCATATTAAAAGGAACAGGTAAGTTTGTAAGTTCATTTATATTTATGATGTTTTCTTTATTTTTCTTTTTTGTAGATGGAGAATATTTAAAGGAGCAAGTAAGTTCATTAATACCAATAGAAAAAAAATATTTAGATAGATTATTCAAACAAGCTTCTGAAGGTATAAGGGGAATAATATTTGGAAACTTATTTACAGGTATATTTCAAGGTGTTTGTGCTTTTATAGTTTATTCTATATTTGGTGTTACTAATTCTTTAACTTTTGCACTTCTTACAATTATAGCTTCATTTATGCCTATAATAGGTACTACTATTATTTGGATACCTCTTGGAGTGCTTTTTATAATTAATGGAGAAATTTTAAGAGCTATAATATTTTTAGTAGTTTCTTGGTTCTTTATTACTATACCAGACAACTTTGTTCGTCCTTTGCTTTTGGGAAATAGAATAGAGCTTCACCCATTGTTTATATTCTTTGCTATATTGGGTGGTGTTTTATTTTTCGGACTTTCTGGAATCATACTTGGTCCTTTAACTTTTATATTATTCTTTGAGATTATGAGAATGTATAATGAAGAGAGATTATTTTCTGATAAAGAAGAGAAAAAAAGAGCTGTCAATAATTCTGTTAGAATAAGAAGAGTTAATAGTTATAAAAGACATCATAGACAAAATAGACCAAATAGAAATAATATTTAA